From Arcobacter sp. CECT 8983, the proteins below share one genomic window:
- a CDS encoding PLP-dependent aspartate aminotransferase family protein — MKDLHVETSLSHIAKFAPFEDVAGASHFPIYNTGTFDLKKQDSSSENGKIYDYTRSDNPTREMLENLFTQVENGAGCVCTHTGIASVALLFETTLKANSQILVEADCYGGTFRLLKVFKEKYNVTVHFADFTKFEEIEEILSNNPIDLVLCESPTNPGLKIIDLEEVAKLSHKYHALFAVDNSLATFISQKPLDLGADFSLFSTTKYISGHGAVVAGAIVAKTEDLAQQIHYYANAGGRSQNPMDVYLISLGIPTLKVRMKEHQNSSIKIANFLEEQDYITKVTHPALESHPQYDLAQKQMEYIPGVFCADFESLELAEKFIENTKIFGEKCSFGSPDSRIEIPAKISHASFSKEELEAIGISEGTVRFSIGLENIEDLIEDIKQAVI; from the coding sequence ATGAAAGATTTGCATGTTGAAACCTCATTAAGCCATATAGCTAAATTTGCTCCATTTGAAGATGTAGCAGGTGCTTCACACTTTCCTATTTACAATACAGGAACTTTTGATTTAAAAAAGCAAGATTCTTCATCAGAAAATGGTAAAATTTACGACTATACAAGGTCAGATAACCCAACAAGAGAAATGTTAGAAAACCTATTTACTCAAGTTGAAAATGGAGCTGGTTGCGTTTGTACGCATACAGGTATTGCTTCAGTTGCACTTTTATTTGAAACAACTTTAAAAGCAAATTCTCAAATTTTAGTTGAAGCAGACTGTTATGGTGGAACATTTAGATTATTAAAAGTATTTAAAGAAAAATATAATGTAACAGTTCACTTTGCTGATTTTACTAAATTTGAAGAGATAGAAGAAATACTGTCAAATAATCCTATTGATTTAGTTCTTTGTGAAAGCCCAACAAATCCAGGTCTAAAAATTATTGATTTAGAAGAAGTTGCTAAACTATCACATAAATATCATGCTCTTTTTGCAGTTGATAACTCTCTTGCAACATTTATTTCTCAAAAGCCACTAGATTTAGGAGCTGATTTTTCTTTATTTTCTACAACAAAATATATATCTGGTCATGGAGCAGTAGTTGCAGGTGCAATTGTTGCTAAAACTGAAGACTTAGCTCAACAAATTCACTATTATGCAAATGCAGGTGGAAGAAGTCAAAATCCAATGGACGTGTACTTAATCTCTTTAGGTATTCCAACACTAAAAGTTAGAATGAAAGAACATCAAAATTCATCTATTAAAATAGCAAACTTCCTAGAAGAACAAGACTATATTACAAAAGTAACTCACCCTGCTTTAGAGTCTCATCCTCAATATGATTTAGCTCAAAAACAAATGGAGTATATTCCTGGTGTATTCTGTGCAGATTTTGAAAGTTTAGAGTTGGCAGAAAAATTTATTGAAAATACTAAAATCTTTGGGGAAAAGTGTTCTTTTGGAAGTCCAGATAGTAGAATAGAAATTCCTGCTAAGATTTCCCATGCATCATTTAGTAAAGAAGAGCTTGAAGCAATTGGAATATCTGAAGGAACTGTTAGATTCTCTATTGGATTAGAAAATATTGAAGACTTGATTGAAGATATTAAACAGGCAGTAATTTAA
- a CDS encoding YdiU family protein, whose amino-acid sequence MKLNELEAKCDYFEFDDKFYEKIQPQPLYDAHLISYSKKACDLINLDYGECETQEFVEFVNGKKTLKGSTAYSQAYAGHQFGYYVPQLGDGRAINFGSVNAWHLQTKGAGLTKYSRQGDGRAVLRSSIREYIMSEAIHALGIPTTRALAIIGSNHPVHRSYEKEETAAIVLRMSPSWIRIGTFEYFAKQKDTKHLKQLLDYVIKNSYSHLEGLEYSYERFYFELVDKTAKLMSQWMAYGFMHGVMNTDNMSVTGLTIDYGPFAFMDNFEMMCICNHTDIEGRYSYNNQPHIAKWNLEVLAYALKDVCDVNKLLEYLDTFMSSNQKHYLELMNKRLGLDDNLSGDSNLNLVVSLLEALEVSKCDYNCFFWELTKINSLEDFSNVLDIVPIRKPLKQWFEKYEDTCKKQNQDFESMKKLMKKTNPKYVIKNYMLQESIEKAKEGDFSLVNDLLKIAQNPFDEHKEFERYSNPTPKEYVNLQLSCSS is encoded by the coding sequence ATGAAACTAAATGAACTAGAAGCAAAGTGTGATTACTTTGAATTCGATGATAAATTTTATGAAAAGATACAGCCTCAACCACTTTATGATGCACATTTAATAAGTTATTCTAAAAAAGCATGTGATTTAATAAACTTAGATTATGGTGAGTGTGAAACACAAGAGTTTGTAGAATTTGTAAATGGAAAGAAAACTTTAAAAGGCTCAACTGCTTATTCTCAAGCTTATGCTGGACATCAATTTGGTTATTATGTTCCACAATTAGGGGATGGAAGAGCTATAAATTTTGGAAGTGTAAATGCTTGGCATTTACAAACAAAAGGAGCAGGGCTTACAAAATATTCAAGACAAGGTGATGGAAGAGCTGTTTTACGATCTAGTATTAGAGAATATATTATGAGTGAAGCTATACATGCATTAGGAATACCTACAACAAGAGCACTAGCAATAATTGGTTCAAATCATCCTGTTCATAGATCTTATGAAAAGGAAGAAACAGCAGCAATAGTTTTAAGAATGTCTCCTTCTTGGATAAGAATAGGAACATTTGAGTATTTTGCAAAACAAAAAGATACAAAACATCTAAAACAGTTACTTGATTATGTAATAAAAAACTCATATTCTCATTTAGAAGGTTTAGAATACTCTTATGAAAGGTTTTATTTTGAGCTTGTAGATAAGACTGCAAAACTGATGTCACAATGGATGGCATATGGATTTATGCATGGAGTTATGAATACTGATAACATGTCAGTAACAGGGCTTACTATTGATTATGGTCCATTTGCATTTATGGATAATTTTGAGATGATGTGTATTTGTAATCATACAGATATAGAAGGAAGATACTCTTATAATAATCAACCACATATAGCAAAATGGAATTTAGAAGTTTTAGCATATGCATTAAAAGATGTTTGTGATGTAAATAAGCTACTTGAATATTTAGATACTTTTATGTCCTCTAATCAAAAACACTACTTAGAACTTATGAATAAAAGATTAGGTTTAGATGATAATTTAAGTGGTGATTCTAATTTAAATTTAGTAGTTTCATTATTAGAAGCTTTAGAAGTATCAAAGTGTGATTATAACTGCTTCTTCTGGGAACTTACAAAGATAAATTCACTTGAAGATTTTTCAAATGTTTTAGACATAGTTCCTATTAGAAAACCTTTAAAACAGTGGTTTGAAAAATATGAAGATACTTGTAAAAAACAAAACCAAGACTTTGAGTCTATGAAAAAATTAATGAAAAAAACAAACCCAAAATATGTAATTAAAAACTATATGCTTCAAGAGTCTATTGAAAAGGCAAAAGAGGGTGATTTTTCTTTAGTAAATGATTTGTTAAAAATTGCTCAAAATCCATTTGATGAGCATAAAGAGTTTGAAAGATACTCTAATCCAACTCCTAAAGAGTATGTGAATTTACAGTTAAGTTGTTCTTCTTAA
- a CDS encoding YtxH domain-containing protein translates to MKDIRNILLVLVIAIFTLQGCTSEDTTSDKIDNVKEEIQDKAEDVADKSEDIVNEAEDKVEDVADKSEDIVDEAEDKVEDSADKSEDIVDEAQDKVEDIVDEAEDKAEDIADKTEELVDEAGNRIENSYEEVKKN, encoded by the coding sequence ATGAAAGATATTAGAAATATATTACTTGTATTAGTAATAGCTATATTTACGTTACAAGGTTGTACGAGTGAAGATACAACAAGTGATAAAATAGATAACGTAAAAGAAGAGATTCAGGATAAAGCAGAAGATGTAGCTGATAAGTCAGAAGACATTGTTAATGAGGCTGAAGATAAAGTTGAAGATGTAGCTGATAAGTCAGAAGATATTGTTGATGAAGCTGAAGATAAAGTTGAAGATTCAGCTGATAAATCAGAAGACATTGTTGATGAAGCTCAAGATAAAGTTGAAGATATTGTTGATGAGGCTGAAGATAAAGCTGAAGATATTGCAGATAAAACTGAAGAACTTGTTGATGAAGCTGGAAATAGAATAGAAAACTCATATGAAGAAGTAAAAAAGAATTAA